The Elgaria multicarinata webbii isolate HBS135686 ecotype San Diego chromosome 1, rElgMul1.1.pri, whole genome shotgun sequence genome includes the window GGAGCTCCTCAAGAAGATCCAGATGGTGAAGGATGCCCACGAGGGGAAATTCACGGTGGTGAAGAAGACGGCGGGGAAGAAAAAGGTGGAGAAGAAAAGCGGGGACAGTGTGATAAACGGAGGGGTAGAGGAAGAAGaggctgagaaagaggaagaagatgtCCTTCCGGGGATCTTAAATGATACCATGCGCTTTGGGATGTTCCTTCATGACCTCATTTTCATGGTCAGTGACTCAGGGGCGGTGGCCTACGACCCGGGCGCCAACGAGTGCTACTTTGCCTCCCTTTCCGCTCAGATCCCAAAGAATCACGTCAGCCTGGTCACCCGCGAGAATCAGGTCTTCATAGCAGGTGGACTTTACTACAATGAGGACAATAAAGAGGATCCCATGAACTCCTATTTCTTGCAGGTACTGGGCCTCTTTTTCCCTTGGATTGGAAATGATACGCTACGTATTGCTCCTAGGCCGAGAGTCAGGCTAGCCTCTGTTTGGAGAGGGGAGTCAACCCAGTTTTTACTTTGGGGTGGTTTAGGTCTTGGTTCAAACTGGTTTGACTCTCTATAACAAGTGTATGTATCATATGGGGTAGTGACGAGTCCTGAACAGTTATACCACAAGCTGTCCACAACTTACGGTATGGGTgcgtttgttttgttaaaatcatAACAAATGCATTGCTGAATCAGGCAGAAGGCCTTCCTTGTGGCTAGgccccagcatcctgtttccaacaggggACAGCCAAGGCCTCTGGAAGCTGACATGCAGGGGGTAAAGGAGAGGGCCCTGTTCCCATCATTTCTCCTCAGCATCTTGCAGTCAGGGTGATCTAACTTTGTTAGACTCAAGAGATTAAGAAATACGAATTGGGTAGAACTCAGTTGAGATACAAACGTAAGAGGAtctctgctggatctgaccaaggcgGCCACCTTGCCTAGCACCCTGATTCCCCTGGCTACCTACTGTGGCTGGCTCTCCTTCCCTGGAGGTACAGGAGCAGAGGCTGGACGGCCACCTAGCTGAGATGCTGTCATTGCATCCTACATCAAAGAGGGGTTTGGACTAgatcagcgttccccaacctgatgccctccagaagttttggactacaatacccatcagccccagccagccaatagtcAAGGGACACAGGAATCATAGTCTAaaactggagggtaccaagttggggaaggctggactgtaTGATCTCCAAGGTACCTTTCAATTCTACAGCTCTATGTTTCTGGAAAGCTTATAACCAGCCATTTCTATCTTTTTTTACACTGACATCATATGATAATCCTTGAGGCATCTCACTGGCTGCCACCAGACATCAGCTTGATGGACCCATTGGTCTAACCTAGCATAGCAATCCTCCAAGTGCTCTTATCTTTGTTAATTGTTGAAGGAtctgcccataggattgcacacttcaACGATAAACAAAAATAGCTTGGAGGATTTCTATGGCAGGTCAGACCATGCTGACCATTCTCACATCTGGTGGCAGCCAGGGACATCCAGGGTTATGATGATGAagctggcagggtgggtggggatcttTGCCTTCCAATCCTCTGATCATTGCATtatttgctagatgggcttcttcttctttttgcccatctagcgacTGCATTTCAAACATTCCAAAGCAAcactttaaatattaataatcaCACTTTAGAACAGAGGCACAGATCTTCTGGCCCAAAGGCTAAATCTGTCCCTCCAGAGGACCCCAGAAAACCATACCTCTTTCCACTGGCCCCACCTCATCTCCCCCAACCACTAATCAtttgggcggggtggtggtggtgttcctcgcttttgtgtttgttttcccGTTTTAAAAGGTTGTGAAATGCCTCTTCTGGGGCTTTGGTTACTGGCAGGAAGCTTTAAATTAGAATATGTTGGTATGTTGGCCTCACCCCCTTTGCCCCTGCCTGCCGCTGGAATCCAGCCTCTGAGCACGTCTCCAAAACTGAATCTTGCTCTTGGGCTTCAAAGGACATTTTTGTAACTCTGGTGACATGAATCCTGTAAGATAAGCCTTTATGTTTGACTTGTTTGGGGTGTGGAATGGCGTAGAGGGTGATCTGGAGCATTAGATGGTGATCTAGAGTTGAGATTATTTTGAATGGTGCTTAGCAGCATTAGAAGCAGTCCCATACTGAGTCCAGCCATGGGCCCACCTAGCCttatattgtcaacactgactggcagccacacTCTAAAGttccaggcaggaatttttcatAGCTTTCCCTGGAGATACTGGGGTTGGAACCTTCTGCGTGCAAGCATactggctgaggataatgggagttgcagtccaacacatctggagttcactgggtggggaaggcttctctataCCCATGCGCAAAGTGTTTATTGACCCTCAGCATGCTACTCCATCTTTCATGTCCATTCTGGAAATGGCTTGGAAAACATAGAGTTGTAGTCGATGTTAGCCGAACTTCAAccatatttatttcaatgggtctactctaagtaggactaacattggctacaatcCATAGGGCATACCAAGCCATTCCAGTATCTTCTGCTTTTCCTTCTGCAGCTGTTCACCAGGTTCACCTGACTTTGTCACGCATTCTGCTTTTAAGAGCATGCCCTGGAGAAGGAGAACTCCTACGATACTTCATGGGGGGGGCCTTCTCATGGCAGAAGCATGCTCTGCTTATAGCGGGGCTGCCTCCCCACCACCCTTTTCTGAACCACCAGAGATGGTGGTTCCACAAtcaccattcacacagtggccaaccacaagcaggacatgaatgcaacagcacccttttgcttgtgttccccagcaactggtgtatgtaggtttcctgcctctgatactggagtctTATACAggcgtcaggactagtagccattgatagccttctcctccaggaatttgtctagccccctttAATAGTCACcttcggtggccatcactacggtAGCGAATTCCTTAATTTAAcaatgcgctgcgtgaagaaggccTTCTTCTGCTTGCTCCATTGATGATAGATCTACGCTCATGGAAGACTGATATCTCTCTGtggctactagtcaagatggctGTGTAGAGCCAGCATATTCAGAGGCCGCACGTCCCTGAATATAATTTGCTAGGGTGGAACACCAGGAGGAGTAAACAGGAGACTAACTAGGTGGAGTTTTGGTCTGAAGCTCTAGTAAAGTTTATGTATGACTGTCCATTAATAACTACAGTGGCCTtcctcaacattattattattatttatttatttatatagtgccatcaatgtacatggtgctgtacagagtaaaacaataaaaaagcaagaccctgccgcataggcttacattagcCCTCCAGGTGGTTTTGGACTCCATTTCCCTCCACCCCGTCATGCTGGCCGGTGCTGACAGGTGTTGtcatccaaacacatctggagagcaccatgttggagGCAGACGAACTGGAGTCAGGCTGCCATCTGAGGGGCTACGCCCCACTGAAGTAATCAAGTCTAGGGTTGTGTTGGTAGGACTTCTTTCTTGACCTCCCCTCACGGGGTGGGTTGTGCTTTCTGTTTCTCCATAGTACGATCACTTGGACTCGGACTGGCTGGGAATgcccccgctcccctccccacgcTGTCTGTTTGGACTCGGCGAGGCAGAAAATTCCATCTTCGTGGTCGGCGGGAAAGAgctgaaggaaggggaggagaccttGGACTCGGTCATGTGCTACGATCGGCTGTGAGTGTAAAAGGCCCTTGAGTAGAGTGGATCAGTTAAGGGACTTCAGGCAGAAGGCTTCCTAAAGGCCTAAAATGGCATCTTGTGCATGCTCCAAATaggcagcagttctcaacctgtgggtcgcgatccctttgggggtcaaacgatcctttcacaggggtcgcctaagaccatcagaaaacacatatttccgatggtcttaggaaccgagctacataattttgctacataacagtagcaaaattataGTTAtaaagtagcaacgaaaataattttatggttgggggtcaccacaacatgaggaactgtattaaagggttgtggcattaggaaggttgagaaccactgaaatAGGGCAACTATGAGGGACGGTTacaattgttcagcttggaaaaaaggaggctgaggggagacctgatagaagtgcacaaaaccatgcctggtgtggagaaggtgagcagggagaactttttctccctctcctataatactagaacccagaagggtcattccatgaaggtagggtgaccatatgaaaaggaggacagggctcctgtatctttaacagttgcataaaaaagggaatttcagcagctgtcatttgtatatatggggaacctggtgaaattccctcttcatcacaacagttcaagctgcaggagccctgccctcttttaaatctggtcacagtatagctgtatagctcctgcagctttaactgttgtgatgaagaggacatttcaccaggtgcgacatgcctacgaatgacaccggctgaaattcccttttctatgcaactgttgaagatacaggagcccggtcctccttttcatttggtcaccctacatgaagctgattggtgggagattcagggcaggtaAGAGGAAGCCCTCCTTCACATGCCACAGAGTGAAACTACGGAATTTATTCACTACCACATCCTGTGACACTCTTGGGGCGGGGTGCGTTGTAAGGATACAGAATAAGCTACAGGCCTGCTGGATTGCCCCCCCAAAAGGTGGGGGGCTGAATGTGTATGGGATCTACCGAAATCTTATGGCTCTTCTCTTTATCAGGTCCTTTAAATGGGGTGAAGCCGATACCCTCCCTTACGCAGTCTATGGGCACAGTGTGGTCTCCTGCAAAGATCTCATATATGTCATAGGAGGCAAAGGAGAAAATAAGTAAGTGAGACAAAATGTGTGTGTTCGAGATGAATATTAATATCTTAATTTTTAACATCACCCTCCACAGGACACATAACActaggggcctgtctacacagagtcttcggggcgcctggagtgcacctgcagtgcgccccgaaatcgatgatgtagacagtaccttaagcattccaagaagaggcggaggagaaggaggaggaggaggagtccccGCATCGCCcttcgcggggacggggtgaagagctgccgggcccggcggcttaGCCAGGGAATTGGCTGCGTCCTTGGtgctgcccacctgcccgccggcctgctgttgccggcgaaagagccacttcACCGGCAACAGCAGGctggcgggcaggtgggcagcaCCAAGGACACAGCAGATTCCCCGGCTAAGCCGCTGGGCCCGGCAGctcttcatcccgtccctgcgaggggcgatgcagggcctcctcctcctccacttcctccgcctcttcttggaacgcttaaggtactgtctacatcatcgatttcggggcgcactgcagacgcactccaggcgccccgaagacacTGTGTAGACAGGCCATATATATCAGTCTAAAATGGCAACCATTAAGAAATAACAtggtttactcttgagtaaatgcTACGTGCTGTCGAGGAAAAGCAACATTTTAATTTGCCTGGAACAAGCGGGGGAGGTTAGGTCCAGTTCCTAAGGCTCTCCAAGGTTTTCtggatggccacgcccctttctttGGCCCTgagcccttcccccaccccaaccactgatcatttagtggtttcctggcatttgtgcaggtcccccccccattgtaaaatgttgaaatgcccctcctaagtcatagttactgtcagtaagagctttaaaccaaAATGAGCTAGGTggatgttgttgtatttttggcGCCACCCTTTTTTTAcatttggccccgcccaccactggctgccgagaacttctctgaaattgaatttggccctcagcatGAAGGAGATTCCTGGCCTAAGGGGGAAGGTAGCACACACATTCTGAATCTGGCCATCAGAAAATAGCGTCTTGGTTTACTCTTGAGAAAATGCTACGCCAAAGCTCAGCATATATGGTAAGACACAGGGTGGTACAGGAAAAGCAAAATTTAATTtgtgtaaagcaggggtgggcagtaagcctatatacaccagttgctggggaacatgggtgggagggtgctgttgcaccatgtcctgctttgttggttggcccctgtgtgaacagaatgctggactagatggacccttggtctgatccagcatggctcttatgttctccagatgttttggcctacaactcctatcaacccaagccagcatagccaaagatgaaggatcatggaagttgtaggccaaaacatctggggggccagATGTTGCCAACCCCCTGGCCTAGAGGGAAGCTAGAAGTTTCAGGTGTACAGAACTTAGCATGTCCGTGTTTTCTCCTGCAGAAAGTGCCTGAACAACCTGATTGTCTACAACCCAAAGAAGTTTGAGTGGAAGGAGCTGGCTCCTCTGAAATCGGCCCGTTCGCTCTTCGGGGCAACCATGCACCACGACAAAATTTATGTGGCGGCAGGAGTGACCGACTCCGGTTTGACCAACTCGGTGGAAGTTTACGACATTGCAGCTGATAAGTACGTGGCCGGTCGACTGCGTATTGTGTAAAGGGGCATCGGTGGGCACATAGAAAGACCACCTGCTCCTACTGATGTAATCCATATCCCACACATCCTCCAAGTCACTCGAGGTGGCACACACAtggctctcctccccacccaaaccccatttatcctcacaacaaccttgcaaggtaggtgaggctgaaagAGTGACTGGGCCCAAATCAACCGGAGTGCTTCCTGGccaagtgaggatttgaacctgggtctccccagtcctagtccaatactctaacacAGCCGACCCAAACCTAGAGCCTGCCagctgttggctgggaatgatgggaattgtagttatgattggcaacaagggagagggcctttttagtggtggcccctcaattatggaatgatctccccaacgaggctcgcctggcgccaacattgttatcttttcggcaccaggtcaagatttttctcttctcccagacatttaacagcatatgctgaatttcttaactgaccccagaatagttgttttaaatggatcttgtctgtctttgtttgtattttatactttttatggttttaaattttgtatatttcttttaatgttcactgtttttaacatttgtaaaccgcccagagcacttcagctgtagggtggtatataaatgtaaaaaatataataataataataataataataataataataataataataataataataataataatgatgatgatgatgatgatgtaatatcTGGAGGAGACCCAACCCGTTTGCTGCAAGATATTTTTTGGTTTAAcagttttatatactgctgaatgcATCTGAAAAATCTCAAAGCGTAAgagtttttcaaaaaaatcttttagactttaaagATGCTTCCACTGGCACCAACAGAGGCTTAATAAGTGCCATAATGCAAGGGACCAGGCTCATCCCTGGCCGGTGATCGCAGAGAAGCCAAGGAATGGGGCCTCCCAGGGTCTAAGTTAGGCCCACAGGTTTGAGGGTCCCCATCTGTACACTACATCATGTTAACTCTCCCTGGGTGAGAAACTAACATGTCTCAATTCCGTTCCTTCCATTATTCCCAGCAAGGCTTGCTAGGCTGGGTACCACTTTGCACAGGGTTGGAAGATACTGTCATTTTCCTCCATGTGGATCATGGCAGGCAGCGTCCCTGGCCACGGATGTGTGTTCTTCCACTAAACTGTGGCCCGTGTCCTCCAAACACTTATCTGTGATGATGCAGACCAGTGTTTCCAAACCATTGACGGTGGAGCATGCATTCGCCTGCCCCCTTGAACTAATTATTTTATACCCACATCCTTAAAGGTTATCTATAAAGTGTAGAAATGGATCAGAATAATGACACATGTGTCCTAGAAGAGGCTCCCTGTCTCATCTCTTTGTGAGTCACTGATCAGCCTGGGCCACCCGAGTGGAGGCCCCAGACCCACTCAAACACACACGCCAGGCAGCCATTCTTTTGAGCAGGGGACTGCTGTGTTTTTCCATCAGGACTGGACTGGATCATTCAATCCTGTCCAGTCCAGAGGGGAACAGAGAATTCCCCACCATCAGCAGAGGCTGACTGGGAGGAGACAAAATCAGAGCACAGCATCACACAGAACGGCAGCAGGAACTCTGTGTCTTTCACCCCGTTTTTGCCCGCACAGGGGCACCACCACAGAATTCATGCCGTCCTGACCGTATCAAGAGCGCCTCTGTGTACCGAGAGATGTCCGCCTTGCGACAAGGTCCAGGGAGCGCCCCGTTTTCTAAAATGTCTGGTCTTCTGTGTCTTGCTAGGTGGGAAGACTTCACCGAATTTCCCCAGGAACGCAGCTCCGTCAGCCTCGTCAGCCTGGGCGGAACCCTTTACCTGATTGGAGGGTTTGCCACCGTAGAGGCGGAGTCAGGAGACCTGGTTCCGACGGAACTCAATGACGTCTGGAGGTAAGGTGTGCGGAGGTAAAACCCCTCCTGTCAACGTTttctggattgtcaggtgcctttcgttctaTCGTCCTCtcattaaattgtttttttccccaat containing:
- the KLHL40 gene encoding kelch-like protein 40, with the protein product MASPLEQAEELRLYQQTLLQDGLKDLLDHSKFLDCVLKAKGKEFPCHRLVLAACSPYFRAMFLSDMEESKKKEISLEEVDPEVLGKILHYIYTSELEITEQNVQDIFSVANMFQIPSIFTVCVSFLQKRLCLSNCLAIFRLGLMLDCARLAVAARDFICDRFALISRDEEFCQLSPDELIAIISSDSLNVEKEESVFEAVMKWATAKERESRVQALPVVFESIRFRLMDKGYFRDQVEKHAVIKSSPELLKKIQMVKDAHEGKFTVVKKTAGKKKVEKKSGDSVINGGVEEEEAEKEEEDVLPGILNDTMRFGMFLHDLIFMVSDSGAVAYDPGANECYFASLSAQIPKNHVSLVTRENQVFIAGGLYYNEDNKEDPMNSYFLQYDHLDSDWLGMPPLPSPRCLFGLGEAENSIFVVGGKELKEGEETLDSVMCYDRLSFKWGEADTLPYAVYGHSVVSCKDLIYVIGGKGENKKCLNNLIVYNPKKFEWKELAPLKSARSLFGATMHHDKIYVAAGVTDSGLTNSVEVYDIAADKWEDFTEFPQERSSVSLVSLGGTLYLIGGFATVEAESGDLVPTELNDVWRYDEEGKKWEGVLREIQYASGATFLPVRLNILRLTKM